A single Tenacibaculum sp. 190524A02b DNA region contains:
- the ilvA gene encoding threonine ammonia-lyase IlvA, producing the protein MKIETETYYPKLADIQSAASTLKEVVAVTPLLPSATFSARYKANILVKREDLQQVRSYKIRGAYNKISSLAKEELVNGIVCASAGNHAQGVALACSKKQIQGTIFMPAPTPKQKVEQVRMFGGEYIDIQLTGDTFDDAYNAAKYVSDSLGKTFVHPFNDEKIIEGQGTVGLEIINQCEKQIDYVFVPVGGGGLASGLSSVFRVLSPKTKVIGVEPKGAASMKLAIENNKNLKLDKIDKFVDGAAVKQVGDLTYKICKENLSDMITVPEGKVCQTILDMYNKDAIVVEPAGALTLAALDEFKDEIEGKNVVCVISGSNNDITRTAEIKERALLYGGLKHYFIIRFPQRAGALKEFVMDVLGKNDDITFFEYSKKTSRENGPAVVGVELEKKEDLAPLMTRMKERNFYGEYLNDKPNLFEFLI; encoded by the coding sequence ATGAAAATCGAAACGGAAACATATTATCCTAAGTTGGCAGATATACAGAGTGCAGCTTCTACCTTGAAAGAGGTAGTTGCTGTAACTCCACTGCTGCCTAGTGCAACTTTTTCAGCAAGATATAAAGCAAACATACTTGTAAAAAGAGAAGATTTACAGCAAGTACGTTCTTATAAAATTAGAGGAGCTTATAATAAAATCAGTTCTTTAGCAAAAGAAGAATTAGTAAATGGTATTGTTTGTGCTAGTGCGGGAAACCATGCACAAGGAGTGGCTTTGGCTTGTAGTAAAAAACAGATTCAAGGTACTATTTTTATGCCAGCTCCAACACCAAAACAAAAAGTTGAGCAAGTAAGAATGTTTGGAGGAGAATATATAGATATTCAACTAACAGGAGATACTTTTGACGATGCATATAACGCTGCAAAATATGTTTCAGATAGTTTAGGTAAAACGTTTGTGCATCCGTTTAATGATGAAAAGATAATTGAAGGGCAGGGAACTGTAGGTTTAGAAATTATAAATCAATGTGAGAAGCAGATTGATTATGTTTTTGTTCCTGTAGGAGGTGGAGGATTGGCTTCTGGACTATCTAGTGTTTTTAGGGTGTTATCTCCAAAAACTAAAGTAATAGGGGTTGAACCTAAAGGGGCGGCTTCAATGAAGTTGGCTATTGAAAACAATAAAAACCTAAAGTTAGATAAAATAGATAAGTTTGTTGATGGAGCAGCTGTAAAACAAGTTGGAGATTTAACTTATAAAATATGTAAAGAGAATTTAAGTGATATGATTACTGTTCCTGAAGGGAAGGTGTGTCAAACAATTCTTGATATGTATAATAAAGACGCGATTGTTGTTGAGCCAGCAGGGGCTTTAACCTTGGCGGCTTTAGATGAGTTTAAAGATGAAATAGAAGGGAAAAATGTGGTGTGTGTTATAAGTGGTAGTAATAACGATATAACAAGGACAGCAGAGATAAAGGAAAGGGCTTTGTTGTATGGTGGTTTAAAACATTATTTCATAATTCGGTTTCCACAAAGAGCTGGGGCTTTAAAAGAGTTTGTAATGGATGTATTAGGGAAAAATGATGATATTACTTTTTTCGAATATTCTAAAAAAACAAGCAGAGAAAATGGTCCAGCTGTTGTAGGTGTTGAATTAGAGAAAAAAGAAGACTTAGCACCATTAATGACTCGTATGAAAGAAAGAAATTTTTACGGAGAATATTTAAATGATAAACCTAATTTGTTTGAATTTTTAATCTAA
- the argG gene encoding argininosuccinate synthase, producing the protein MKKLVIAYSGGLDTSYCTVSLSKQGYEVHAVSVNTGGFSSEEIKNIEHNALSIGATTYKNIDAVSSFYNKVVKYLIFGNVLKNNTYPLSVSAERIVQAIEIINYAKSIGAQYIAHGSTGAGNDQVRFDMIFQTIAPEINIITPIRDQQLSRQEEIEYLHNNGIDLSWEKAKYSINKGLWGTSVGGDETLTSKLPLPESAYPSQLEKTSPEQIQLTFEKGELVAINKENKTPVEAISFLNAIASKFGIGRDIHVGDTIVGIKGRVGFEAAAALITIKAHHLLEKHTLTKWQLQHKEYLSSFYGMHLHEGQYLDPVMRDIESFLKNSQSKVSGDVFITLKPYHFTLDGIDSPHDLMDTKFGSYGEMNNKWTAEEAKGFIKILGNQNKIYQQVNQ; encoded by the coding sequence ATGAAAAAATTAGTCATTGCATACAGTGGAGGTTTAGATACATCCTATTGTACTGTTAGTCTATCTAAACAAGGATATGAGGTACATGCTGTTAGCGTAAATACAGGAGGTTTTTCTTCTGAAGAAATAAAAAATATTGAACACAATGCGCTTTCTATAGGTGCAACTACCTATAAAAACATAGATGCTGTTAGCAGTTTTTACAACAAAGTAGTTAAATACTTAATTTTTGGTAATGTTTTAAAAAACAATACCTATCCACTTTCAGTTAGTGCTGAACGTATTGTTCAAGCCATAGAAATTATTAATTATGCTAAAAGTATTGGCGCACAATATATTGCTCATGGTAGTACGGGTGCTGGAAATGATCAAGTAAGATTTGATATGATTTTTCAAACCATTGCTCCTGAAATTAATATTATTACTCCTATAAGAGACCAACAATTATCTAGGCAAGAGGAAATTGAATACCTACACAATAACGGCATAGATTTATCTTGGGAAAAAGCCAAATACTCAATAAATAAAGGTTTATGGGGAACGAGTGTTGGCGGTGATGAAACACTAACCTCTAAATTACCTTTACCAGAAAGCGCTTATCCTTCTCAACTTGAAAAAACTAGTCCTGAACAAATACAACTTACTTTTGAAAAAGGCGAACTTGTTGCTATAAATAAAGAAAATAAAACTCCTGTTGAAGCAATTAGTTTCCTTAATGCTATTGCTTCTAAATTTGGAATTGGTAGAGACATTCATGTTGGCGATACTATTGTAGGAATTAAAGGTAGAGTTGGCTTTGAAGCTGCTGCTGCTTTGATTACTATAAAAGCACATCACCTACTAGAAAAACATACATTAACAAAATGGCAGTTACAACATAAGGAGTATTTGTCTAGCTTTTATGGAATGCATTTACATGAAGGTCAGTACTTAGATCCTGTAATGAGAGATATTGAATCTTTCTTAAAAAACAGTCAGTCTAAAGTATCTGGCGATGTATTTATCACACTGAAGCCTTACCATTTTACATTAGACGGTATTGATTCTCCTCATGATTTAATGGATACTAAGTTTGGAAGTTATGGTGAAATGAACAATAAATGGACTGCCGAAGAAGCTAAAGGTTTTATTAAAATACTAGGTAATCAAAATAAAATTTATCAACAAGTAAATCAATAA
- the ilvN gene encoding acetolactate synthase small subunit: protein MENKQTYTISIYTENNIGLLNRISAIFQRRHINIESVNVSKSEIKSVSRFTLLVKLTEEQVKKILGQLEKQVEVIKAYYHTDDETIYQESCLFKLSTDLLTENDDIQKIINSSKSRVININKDFFVLEKSGTKEEVEELYHILDNHGIMQFVRSGRIAITKAEMPVSEMLKALK from the coding sequence ATGGAAAATAAACAAACATATACCATTTCAATTTATACCGAGAACAATATAGGTTTATTGAATAGAATTTCAGCAATTTTTCAAAGAAGACATATTAATATTGAGAGTGTAAATGTGTCTAAGTCTGAGATAAAAAGTGTATCTAGATTTACTTTGTTAGTTAAATTAACTGAAGAACAAGTAAAAAAAATATTAGGACAGCTAGAGAAGCAAGTAGAGGTGATTAAAGCATATTACCATACAGATGATGAAACAATATATCAAGAATCTTGCTTGTTTAAATTAAGTACAGATTTGCTTACTGAAAATGATGATATTCAAAAAATAATAAACAGTAGTAAATCAAGAGTAATTAATATAAATAAAGATTTCTTTGTTTTGGAGAAATCAGGAACAAAAGAAGAAGTAGAAGAATTGTATCATATCTTAGATAACCATGGTATAATGCAATTCGTAAGATCAGGTAGAATAGCAATAACAAAAGCAGAAATGCCTGTTTCAGAAATGCTAAAAGCACTAAAATAA
- a CDS encoding GNAT family N-acetyltransferase — translation MKIVTTNASHIKYAQIICDTIEDAAKKRGTGIAKRDPKYIISKLKQGNAVIALDGKKFAGFCYIESWEHGKFVANSGLIVHPSYRGLGLAKKIKHTIFNLSRTKYPNAKIFSITTGLAVIKMNTNLGYKPVTFSELTEDQSFWKGCQTCINYDVLQRTQQKMCLCTGMLFDPNETLEKTKVKEKVFNRLKRIKEHIYLKKHATK, via the coding sequence ATGAAAATTGTTACAACAAATGCATCTCATATTAAATATGCACAAATTATTTGTGACACCATAGAAGATGCAGCTAAAAAAAGAGGTACAGGGATTGCCAAACGTGACCCAAAGTACATCATATCCAAACTTAAACAAGGGAATGCTGTAATAGCTCTTGATGGTAAAAAATTTGCAGGTTTCTGCTATATCGAGTCTTGGGAACATGGAAAATTTGTTGCTAACTCAGGGCTAATTGTTCATCCTAGTTATAGAGGTTTGGGGCTTGCTAAAAAAATAAAACATACCATTTTTAATTTATCAAGAACCAAATACCCCAATGCAAAAATATTCAGTATTACTACTGGATTAGCTGTTATTAAAATGAACACTAATCTAGGATATAAACCCGTAACTTTTTCTGAATTAACTGAAGATCAATCATTCTGGAAAGGTTGTCAAACTTGTATTAACTATGACGTACTACAAAGAACACAGCAAAAAATGTGTCTTTGTACCGGCATGTTATTTGACCCTAACGAAACCTTAGAAAAAACTAAAGTTAAAGAAAAAGTTTTCAACAGATTAAAAAGAATTAAAGAACACATTTATTTAAAAAAACACGCAACTAAATAG
- the argC gene encoding N-acetyl-gamma-glutamyl-phosphate reductase — protein sequence MIQVGIIGGAGYTAGELIRLLLQHPKASINFIFSTSNAGNKVSNIHQDLVGSTDLKFSSEVNLQVDIVFLCLGHGNSKKFLENYSFSENTKIIDLGNDFRLENDSNFQGKQFVYGLPEFQKEQIKKANFIANPGCFATAIQLALLPLANAKTLNKDIHINAVTGATGAGTSLSATTHFTWRDNNFSYYKPFTHQHLGEINQTINSMQNGFNSDILFLPNRGDFSRGIYATLYTEFDKTIEEAVNLYTNYYKDAPFTFVSDNPIHLKQVVNTNKCLIHLHKHQNKLLITSAIDNLLKGASGQAVQNMNLLLGLEEHTGIQLKATYF from the coding sequence ATGATACAAGTAGGAATTATTGGCGGCGCAGGTTATACTGCCGGAGAACTTATCAGATTATTATTACAACACCCTAAAGCTAGTATCAATTTTATTTTTAGCACCTCAAATGCTGGTAATAAAGTTTCTAATATTCACCAAGACTTGGTTGGTTCTACTGATTTAAAGTTTAGTAGCGAGGTGAATCTACAAGTTGATATTGTATTTCTATGTTTAGGACACGGGAATTCTAAAAAGTTTTTAGAAAATTATTCTTTTTCTGAAAACACTAAAATTATTGATTTAGGTAATGATTTTAGGCTTGAAAATGATAGTAATTTTCAAGGAAAGCAATTTGTGTATGGTTTACCTGAGTTTCAAAAAGAACAAATTAAAAAAGCTAATTTCATAGCCAATCCTGGTTGTTTTGCAACTGCAATTCAATTAGCTTTATTGCCATTAGCTAATGCTAAAACCTTAAATAAAGACATTCATATTAATGCTGTAACTGGAGCTACAGGCGCAGGAACTTCCTTGTCTGCCACCACTCATTTTACATGGAGAGATAATAATTTTTCTTATTACAAACCTTTTACACATCAGCATTTAGGAGAAATTAATCAAACTATTAATAGTATGCAAAATGGATTTAATTCGGATATTTTGTTTTTACCTAATAGAGGTGATTTCTCTAGAGGTATTTATGCTACTTTGTATACTGAATTTGATAAAACTATTGAAGAAGCGGTTAACTTATATACAAACTATTACAAAGACGCTCCTTTTACATTTGTTTCAGACAATCCTATACATTTAAAACAAGTAGTAAACACCAATAAATGTTTAATTCACTTACACAAGCATCAAAATAAACTATTAATTACCAGTGCTATTGACAATTTATTAAAAGGTGCTTCTGGACAAGCTGTCCAGAATATGAACTTATTACTTGGACTTGAGGAACACACTGGAATTCAACTTAAAGCCACTTATTTTTAA
- the ilvD gene encoding dihydroxy-acid dehydratase yields MELNKFSKRVTQDDTQPAAQAMLHALGLSNEDLKKPFIGIASTGYEGNPCNMHLNDLAKLVKEGTENVDLVGLIFNTIGVSDGISMGTPGMRFSLPSRDVIADSMETVVQAMSYDGLVTVVGCDKNMPGALMAMLRLNRPSVLVYGGTIASGCHEGKKLDVVSAFEAWGEKVAGKIDNEEYQSVIEKACPGAGACGGMYTANTMASAIEALGMSLPYNSSNPAISENKENECVKAGEALRVLLEKDIKPSDIVTKQSLENAIRLVTVMGGSTNAVLHFLAIAKAADVEFTLKDFQRISDETPFLADLKPSGKFLMEDVHRVGGTPAVLKYLLDKGLLHGDCLTVTGKTLAENLAEVPSLTEGQEVVKPLESPIKETGHLRMLYGNLAREGSVAKITGKEGLLFRGKAKVFEGEYAANDGIRDGKVERGDVVVIRYEGPKGGPGMPEMLKPTAAIMGAGLGKDVALITDGRFSGGTHGFVVGHITPEAQEGGVIALVKDGDLITINAETNTINVEVSDEELEERRKGWQAPPLKVKRGVLYKYAKTVASASNGCVTDEI; encoded by the coding sequence ATGGAATTAAACAAATTTAGTAAGAGAGTTACACAAGATGATACCCAGCCAGCGGCACAAGCAATGTTACATGCATTGGGATTGTCTAATGAAGATTTAAAAAAACCTTTTATTGGAATAGCTAGTACTGGTTATGAGGGGAATCCTTGTAATATGCATTTAAATGACCTAGCTAAGTTGGTGAAAGAAGGTACTGAAAATGTTGATTTAGTTGGATTGATATTTAATACAATTGGAGTTTCAGATGGAATTTCAATGGGAACACCAGGAATGCGTTTTTCGTTACCGTCTAGAGATGTAATTGCAGATTCAATGGAAACAGTTGTGCAAGCAATGTCTTATGATGGATTGGTAACAGTGGTAGGGTGTGATAAAAACATGCCTGGAGCTTTAATGGCGATGCTTAGGTTAAATCGTCCTTCAGTTTTAGTGTATGGAGGTACAATAGCTTCAGGGTGTCATGAAGGTAAAAAGTTAGATGTGGTTTCGGCATTTGAAGCTTGGGGAGAGAAAGTAGCTGGAAAAATAGATAACGAAGAGTACCAAAGTGTTATAGAAAAAGCTTGCCCAGGAGCTGGAGCTTGTGGAGGAATGTATACGGCAAATACTATGGCGTCAGCAATAGAAGCTTTAGGTATGAGTTTACCTTATAACTCTTCTAACCCAGCAATAAGTGAAAATAAAGAAAATGAGTGTGTGAAAGCTGGGGAAGCGTTAAGAGTATTACTAGAGAAAGATATTAAGCCGTCAGATATTGTAACTAAACAATCGTTAGAAAATGCAATTCGTTTAGTAACGGTTATGGGTGGGTCTACAAATGCTGTATTACACTTTTTAGCTATAGCTAAAGCAGCAGATGTAGAGTTTACATTGAAAGACTTTCAACGAATTTCTGATGAAACACCTTTCTTGGCTGACTTAAAACCAAGTGGAAAGTTTTTAATGGAAGATGTACATAGAGTTGGAGGAACACCAGCGGTTTTAAAATATTTACTAGATAAAGGATTATTACATGGAGATTGTTTAACAGTAACAGGTAAAACTTTAGCTGAAAATTTAGCTGAAGTTCCAAGTTTAACTGAAGGGCAAGAAGTGGTGAAACCTTTGGAAAGTCCTATTAAAGAAACAGGACATTTAAGAATGTTGTATGGGAATTTAGCACGAGAAGGTTCTGTGGCTAAGATAACAGGTAAAGAAGGTTTGTTATTTAGAGGTAAAGCTAAGGTATTTGAGGGAGAGTATGCTGCTAATGATGGAATTCGTGATGGAAAAGTAGAACGAGGAGATGTCGTGGTTATTCGTTATGAAGGACCTAAAGGTGGACCAGGAATGCCAGAGATGTTAAAACCAACGGCAGCTATTATGGGAGCAGGTTTAGGAAAAGATGTTGCTTTGATTACGGATGGTCGTTTCTCTGGAGGAACTCATGGGTTTGTAGTAGGACATATTACACCTGAAGCTCAAGAAGGAGGGGTAATAGCATTAGTGAAAGATGGAGATTTAATAACAATAAATGCAGAAACTAATACTATTAATGTTGAAGTTTCTGATGAGGAGTTAGAAGAAAGAAGAAAGGGGTGGCAAGCACCACCTTTAAAGGTAAAACGTGGTGTTTTGTATAAGTATGCAAAAACTGTGGCATCAGCATCTAATGGATGTGTAACAGATGAGATTTAA
- the ilvB gene encoding biosynthetic-type acetolactate synthase large subunit, giving the protein MATKTEEQTKEILNQTERISGAEAVIKCLLEEGVDVLYGYPGGAIMPVYDEFYKYQDKIHHVLTRHEQGATHMAQGYARVSGKVGVAIATSGPGATNLVTGIADAQIDSTPMVCITGQVADHLLGTDAFQETDIVGISTPVTKWNYQITKASEIPEVMAKAFYIARSGRPGPVLIDITKNAQFEEFDFSYEKCTSVRSYKAKPEVEEVKLKEAAALINAAKKPLVVFGQGVILGEAEEEFKALIEKAGLPSAWTILGLSALPTSHPLNVGMVGMHGNYGPNKLTNECDLLIAVGMRFDDRVTGDLNTYAKQAKVVHFEIDPAEVDKNVKTEVAVLGDAKVSLERILPYINENKHETWLEEFKKYDAIEFDKVIKDTLYPEKEGLTMGEVIKEINKASGGDAVIVSDVGQHQMFACRYAEFNKTKSNVTSGGLGTMGFALPAAIGAKMGAPEREVVAIIGDGGYQMTIQELGTILQTKTAVKIVVLNNEFLGMVRQWQQLFFDKRYASTEMINPDFVAIAKGYHLKANRVTKREDLTSAVEEMMKADEAYFLEVCVEKEDNVFPMIPTGASVSDIRLE; this is encoded by the coding sequence ATGGCAACAAAAACAGAAGAACAAACTAAAGAAATCTTGAATCAAACAGAAAGAATATCAGGAGCAGAAGCGGTAATCAAGTGTTTACTGGAAGAAGGTGTAGATGTATTATACGGATATCCAGGAGGAGCGATTATGCCTGTTTATGATGAGTTTTATAAGTATCAAGATAAAATTCATCATGTATTAACTAGACATGAGCAAGGAGCAACACACATGGCACAAGGTTATGCTAGAGTGTCAGGGAAAGTAGGGGTTGCAATAGCTACTTCAGGTCCAGGAGCAACAAATTTAGTAACTGGTATCGCAGATGCACAAATTGACTCAACTCCTATGGTCTGTATTACAGGTCAGGTTGCAGATCATTTATTAGGAACAGATGCTTTTCAGGAAACTGATATTGTTGGAATTTCAACACCAGTAACTAAATGGAATTATCAAATCACTAAGGCTAGTGAAATTCCAGAAGTAATGGCTAAAGCTTTTTATATAGCGCGTTCAGGACGCCCAGGACCAGTGCTTATTGATATCACAAAAAATGCTCAGTTTGAAGAGTTTGATTTTTCTTATGAAAAATGTACTTCTGTTAGGAGTTATAAAGCAAAACCTGAAGTTGAAGAGGTGAAGCTAAAAGAGGCTGCGGCTTTAATAAATGCAGCTAAAAAACCTTTAGTGGTTTTTGGCCAGGGAGTTATATTGGGTGAGGCAGAGGAAGAATTTAAAGCGCTTATAGAAAAAGCTGGATTACCATCTGCTTGGACTATTTTAGGGTTGTCTGCTTTACCAACATCTCATCCATTAAATGTAGGAATGGTTGGTATGCATGGTAACTATGGGCCAAATAAGTTAACAAACGAATGTGATTTGTTAATTGCTGTTGGAATGCGTTTTGATGACCGTGTAACAGGAGATTTAAATACTTATGCAAAACAAGCTAAAGTAGTGCATTTTGAGATAGACCCAGCAGAAGTGGACAAGAATGTGAAGACAGAGGTAGCTGTTCTTGGAGATGCAAAAGTGAGTTTGGAAAGAATATTACCTTATATAAATGAAAATAAGCATGAAACTTGGTTGGAAGAGTTTAAAAAATACGATGCAATTGAGTTTGATAAAGTAATAAAAGATACTTTATATCCTGAGAAAGAAGGTTTGACAATGGGAGAGGTAATAAAGGAGATAAACAAGGCTTCAGGAGGAGATGCTGTTATTGTTTCTGATGTAGGACAACATCAAATGTTTGCCTGTAGATATGCTGAGTTTAATAAAACAAAAAGTAATGTAACTTCAGGAGGTTTAGGTACAATGGGGTTTGCTTTGCCTGCGGCTATTGGAGCTAAAATGGGAGCGCCTGAAAGAGAGGTTGTAGCTATAATTGGTGATGGAGGTTATCAAATGACAATACAAGAGTTAGGAACTATTTTACAAACAAAAACAGCTGTTAAAATTGTTGTGCTAAATAATGAATTTTTGGGCATGGTACGTCAATGGCAACAGTTGTTTTTTGACAAAAGGTATGCGTCTACAGAAATGATAAATCCAGATTTTGTAGCGATTGCTAAAGGATATCATTTAAAAGCAAACAGGGTAACTAAAAGAGAAGATTTAACAAGTGCAGTAGAGGAAATGATGAAAGCTGATGAAGCTTACTTTTTAGAGGTTTGTGTAGAGAAAGAAGATAATGTATTTCCAATGATACCAACAGGGGCATCAGTGTCAGATATAAGATTAGAATAA
- the proC gene encoding pyrroline-5-carboxylate reductase produces MKIAIIGTGNLGKSIAKGLIKNNGFDSLYLTKRNIEELNEFKEYTNVFITADNQEAITKSDILIFAVQPRHFENILQESKPYLTTNHVIVSTITGFSISKIEAVIGADNFIIRSMPNTAIAVGKSMTCICSNTKGKEQINIATTIFNQLGSSMIIPETQMQAATVICASGIAFWMRLIRATTQAAIQLGFDAKEAQELAMHTSEGAANLLITTGNHPEEEIDKVTTPKGCTIEGLNEMEHKGLSAALIQGMVASFNKINNIKKEQI; encoded by the coding sequence ATGAAGATAGCCATTATAGGAACTGGAAATTTAGGGAAGTCTATTGCCAAAGGATTAATTAAAAACAATGGTTTTGATAGTTTATATTTAACTAAAAGAAACATTGAAGAACTAAATGAGTTTAAAGAATACACCAATGTTTTTATTACAGCTGATAACCAAGAAGCCATTACTAAGTCAGATATTTTAATTTTTGCTGTACAACCAAGGCATTTTGAAAACATACTTCAAGAAAGCAAACCTTACTTAACAACAAATCATGTAATTGTTTCAACTATTACTGGGTTTTCTATTTCTAAAATAGAAGCAGTTATTGGTGCTGATAATTTTATTATTAGATCTATGCCTAATACAGCTATCGCAGTTGGAAAATCTATGACTTGTATTTGTAGCAATACTAAAGGGAAAGAACAAATAAACATAGCTACTACCATTTTTAACCAGTTAGGAAGTTCAATGATTATTCCCGAAACTCAAATGCAAGCTGCTACTGTTATATGCGCTAGCGGAATTGCTTTTTGGATGCGTTTAATACGGGCAACTACTCAGGCTGCTATTCAACTAGGTTTTGATGCAAAAGAAGCACAAGAATTAGCCATGCATACTAGTGAAGGAGCCGCCAACCTGTTAATCACTACTGGAAATCATCCAGAAGAAGAAATTGACAAAGTTACTACTCCAAAGGGCTGCACTATTGAAGGTTTAAACGAAATGGAACACAAAGGTTTAAGCGCTGCTCTTATTCAAGGAATGGTAGCTTCATTTAACAAAATTAACAACATTAAAAAAGAACAAATATGA
- the ilvC gene encoding ketol-acid reductoisomerase, whose product MENYFNQLSLREQLEQLGKCRFMEASEFEDGIKALEGKKVVIVGCGAQGLNQGLNMRDSGLDVSYALRAAAIEEQRQSYKNATENGFNVGTFEELIPTADLVCNLTPDKQHTRVVNTVMPLMKEGATLSYSHGFNIVEEGMQIRKDLTVIMVAPKCPGSEVREEYKRGFGVPTLMAVHPENDPQGKGFDQAKAYAFATGGNRAGVLESSFVAEVKSDLMGEQTILCGVLQTGSILSFNKMVEEGIEPGYASKLIQYGWETITEALKHGGITNMMDRLSNPAKIKAYEVSEELKDIMRPLFHKHMDDIMSGHFSRTMMEDWANDDKNLLSWRAATGETAFEKTAPQSGEISEQEYFDNGVLMVAFVKAGVELAFETMTEAGIIDASAYYESLHETPLIANTIARKKLFEMNRIISDTAEYGCYLFDHACRPLLVDFMKTVSTDIIGKAYGEGNGVDNQRLIEVNSAIRNHPIEATGTVLRSAMTAMKSVKTEAKEPALA is encoded by the coding sequence ATGGAAAATTATTTTAACCAATTATCTTTAAGAGAGCAGTTAGAGCAATTAGGGAAATGCAGATTTATGGAGGCTTCTGAGTTTGAAGATGGAATCAAAGCTTTAGAAGGAAAAAAAGTAGTAATTGTAGGATGTGGGGCTCAAGGATTAAACCAAGGGTTAAATATGCGAGACTCTGGATTAGATGTTTCGTATGCGCTACGTGCAGCAGCTATAGAGGAGCAACGTCAGTCTTATAAAAATGCAACTGAAAATGGTTTTAATGTAGGGACGTTTGAGGAGTTGATTCCAACAGCTGACCTAGTTTGTAACTTAACACCAGATAAACAACATACAAGAGTTGTAAATACGGTAATGCCTTTAATGAAAGAAGGAGCAACATTGTCATATTCTCATGGATTTAACATTGTGGAAGAAGGAATGCAGATCCGTAAAGATTTAACTGTAATTATGGTTGCGCCTAAGTGTCCAGGTTCAGAAGTGAGAGAGGAGTATAAAAGAGGATTTGGTGTACCTACATTAATGGCTGTTCATCCAGAAAATGACCCACAAGGAAAAGGATTTGATCAGGCTAAAGCTTATGCTTTTGCTACAGGAGGAAATAGAGCAGGAGTTTTAGAATCTTCGTTTGTAGCTGAAGTAAAGTCAGATTTAATGGGAGAGCAAACTATTTTATGTGGTGTGTTGCAAACTGGTTCTATTTTATCATTTAATAAAATGGTTGAAGAAGGAATTGAGCCAGGATATGCATCTAAATTAATTCAGTATGGTTGGGAAACTATCACAGAAGCATTAAAGCATGGAGGTATTACTAATATGATGGATCGTCTGTCTAATCCAGCTAAAATTAAAGCATATGAAGTGTCTGAAGAATTGAAAGATATTATGCGTCCATTGTTCCATAAACATATGGATGATATTATGTCTGGTCATTTCTCTAGAACTATGATGGAGGATTGGGCTAATGATGATAAAAACTTATTATCATGGAGAGCAGCTACTGGCGAAACTGCTTTTGAAAAAACAGCACCACAATCAGGAGAAATAAGTGAGCAAGAATATTTTGATAATGGAGTATTAATGGTTGCTTTTGTGAAGGCAGGAGTTGAGTTGGCTTTTGAAACAATGACTGAAGCTGGTATCATTGATGCTTCGGCATATTATGAGTCACTTCATGAAACACCATTAATTGCTAATACAATTGCACGTAAGAAGTTGTTTGAAATGAATAGAATTATTTCTGATACAGCTGAATATGGATGTTATTTATTTGATCATGCTTGTAGACCGTTATTAGTAGATTTCATGAAAACAGTTTCTACTGATATTATTGGAAAAGCATACGGAGAAGGTAATGGGGTAGATAACCAAAGATTAATAGAGGTTAATAGTGCAATAAGAAATCATCCAATCGAAGCTACGGGAACAGTTTTACGTTCTGCAATGACAGCGATGAAATCAGTAAAAACAGAAGCAAAAGAACCAGCTTTAGCTTAA